Part of the Thermococcus sp. 18S1 genome, CGGCGCCAACGAGCTCCACTTCAACAACAGAGACACCAAACACTGAAGTACCCGAGGGAGACAACGAAACAACCTCCACCGCTACAGAAACCCCCAATGTGGTCACGGTCACGTTCATCGTCTCGGTTCCAGACTACACGCCGGAAAACGACTCGGTCTATATCGCAGGTGACTTCAACGGCTGGAATCCGGGTGATGAAAACTACAGGCTCAGGAAGCGCGACGACGGGAAGTGGGAGATAACGCTGGAGTTCAGGAGAGGAACCAAGATCGAGTTCAAGTTCACCCGCGGCTCGTGGGAGACCGTTGAGAAGGGCAGAAACGGCGAGGAGATTCCTAACAGAGCCCTGGTGTTGGAAGAAAGCGGGAGGTACGAGTTCACGGTTTATCACTGGCGCGATTACGTGGAGGAAGTAGGGGTCGGCACGCACACGATAGTCGGGAACGTGACGACTTTCAAGATGTTCATGCCCCAGCTCAACAGGACGAGGAGGATATGGGTCTATCTGCCGCCCGACTACGGGAAGAGCGACAGAAGATACCCCGTCCTCTACATGCACGACGGCCAGAACCTCTTTGACCGGGCAACCTCCTTCGCCGGCGAATGGAGGGTGGACGAGGCCCTGGAGAAACTCTTCCGAGAGAGAAACTTCTCGATCATAGTGGTCGGTATAGACAACGGCGGCGAGAAGAGGATAGACGAGTACTCGCCGTGGAGGAACGAGGCATACGGAAGGGGCGGGGAAGGGGACGCCTACATCCGCTTCATCGTCGAAACTCTTAAGCCCTACATCGACTCCCATTACAGAACCCTCCCGAACGAGACGGGAATAATGGGCTCCTCCCTCGGAGGGCTCATCTCGATCTACGCCGGCTTCAAATACCCTGAGACCTTCCGCTACGTTGGAGCCATGAGTTCAGCCTTCTGGTTCAACCCGGAGATCTATGACTTCGTGAGGAACGCCCCGGAGGGCCCGGAGAAAATCTACATCGACTGGGGAACCCTCGAGGGCAGCGACCCGAGCGGAATGATAGAGACCAACAGAAAGATGGTGGAAGTACTGAAGGAAAGGGGCTACGTGGAGGGCGAAAACCTTCTCGTCATCGAGGACGAGGGAGCCACACACAACGAGTACTACTGGTCGAGGCGCTTTCCGGACGCG contains:
- a CDS encoding alpha/beta hydrolase-fold protein yields the protein MVKEGPTRLLVVLLAGMLVLSAGCLNGGGATQTASEQPNESTTNTSGTTDSPRSTPAPTSSTSTTETPNTEVPEGDNETTSTATETPNVVTVTFIVSVPDYTPENDSVYIAGDFNGWNPGDENYRLRKRDDGKWEITLEFRRGTKIEFKFTRGSWETVEKGRNGEEIPNRALVLEESGRYEFTVYHWRDYVEEVGVGTHTIVGNVTTFKMFMPQLNRTRRIWVYLPPDYGKSDRRYPVLYMHDGQNLFDRATSFAGEWRVDEALEKLFRERNFSIIVVGIDNGGEKRIDEYSPWRNEAYGRGGEGDAYIRFIVETLKPYIDSHYRTLPNETGIMGSSLGGLISIYAGFKYPETFRYVGAMSSAFWFNPEIYDFVRNAPEGPEKIYIDWGTLEGSDPSGMIETNRKMVEVLKERGYVEGENLLVIEDEGATHNEYYWSRRFPDAVLWLFGG